In Chionomys nivalis chromosome 21, mChiNiv1.1, whole genome shotgun sequence, the genomic window ACATTCTGTCTGTATACACATGGAACATTCTGTCTCACAACAAACATAGACAAAATGTCAGAAGTTCTTCTGATCCCTAAAGCTTTAGGTGAATAATACAGATCATACACTGTTTCTATAAAAATCTGTTATCTTGCATTTGCCTCagaaaagttttcatttcctgaCTCTGATGCAGACTTACAGGCAATTATCAGTTATAAGATCATTTTAGGATGCTCAAGGGATCATAAAAAATACCTTTATCTTTATTATAAGAGAATTAAATTCTTTTAGTAATCAAAACTTTTCTACAAAGTTAAAACATTAGATGACTTCAAGAGAATGTCTTCAGTTTTGTTGGAACAGCTCTCCTTCACCATTGCATTTTCTgttattagcaaaaaaaaaaaaaaaaaaaaaaacagaacctgAGTGGTGCACAGGGTGAGAGTTGGCCAGTGATTTCTTGTGATTAATATTAATTgtgattaatattaatattaatttgggAACTTTCTGCAAGAGGCAGGTTTAGTTTCCTCTTCTTGATCTCAGAGGCTCACTTCTCATTTCTCGacatgtctgtgttttccagttGTTGTTATCTTTGTTTGGCTTATTGCTGCTTCAGTGATTGATATGGTTAATGTATTGAATTTGTGCTGTTAAAACTTTTtcatatagccgggcggtggtggcgcacgcctttaatcccagcacttgggaggcagaggcaggcggatctctgtgagttcgagaccagcctggtctacaagagctagttccaggacaggctccaaagccacagagaaaccctgtctcgaaaaacaaaaaaacaaaaaacaaaaaactttttcaTATATTATTGTCTCTTTCTCCTAATTGGCTTCAGCTATCAACATGATGTAGCCTAGTATCATCTGAGAGAAGATCAATTGAGGCTATGCACAGATCAGAATCACTAGTTACTTTGCTTGTGGGAAACTATTGTTTGATTGATGTGGAAAAGCTCTTACACTGAGGTTGCAATACCTTAAGCAAGTGGGCCTGAGATGCATAAGAAAACTATCTGAGCTTGTGACAGTGAccaagcaagagagaaagccaaTATGCAAAattgctctgattttttttttttatcttcagtTCCTAGCAAGAGTCTCTATCCGAAGCCCCCAGTTATTGGTTGTGATCTGATAATATCAGCCAAGTAAACCTGTTCATTTTTGAGATGCTTTGGTTAGAGAATTTAATCACAGCAAGAAACAAGCAAGTTATAACAAAATCTAGTACATCAAAAGTTATTTTGTTGCCAGGTAGAACATGAGATGTTCTCTTTTGGAGTAATGTTGAAGATATTAGGACTTTAGATGGCAAAAGCTGCACACAGAGCTTAATTGGCTATTTTTGTAGGATTATGAAAAATAGGATTTTAGTGGGAAATATATTCCTTTCAGATAGTAGAGCTTGAGGTCATAGGATTTCAGTGGGAAATAGACTCCATGAAAAATTTAGCTAGAggtaatttatataatattttgtctcTAAATcaatcttatttttcttcattccctgAGAAATTGAGTAAGGCAGAATTAAATGTAATTGGCTGATTTCCTGGacaaaggtttttttgttttgttttgttttgttttgttttgtttttggattttcgagacagggtttctccgtagctttttggttcctgtcctggaactggctcttgtagaccaggctggccttgaactcagagatccgcctgcctctgcctcccgagtgctgggattaaaggcgtgcgccaccaccgcccggctctggacAAAGTTTTGATACTGTTGGTGTGTATTACTGATGAATCAATCAAGTCTACAATGGAAAAGTAACAACTTgtgcagaaagaaataaaaagtcattttcaTGGAGGAAAACAGCACTAGATAGTTTAAAAGTGGCAGTCCTGTGATGAAGAAGATACAGAAATTTTCAAGAGGTTTAGCACCATTAAAGAGAATGTCCTTGGTCTGTGAAGCCTAGGAAGTTACCCTCAGGATAAAGCTCCTTCCATCAATGCTTTCAGTTTATGGAAGGAATAGGCAGCTTGATTCGTAATCCCAAGAAACAAGTTCATAGAGAGCCTTCTCCAGCACTGGTCCATGCGTGGTAGCATCCATCACAACTTAGAAGCTAAATTTGGGGCCATAATCCAGGTTGTACTGGTTCTGGAAACAAGACAGATAGAAAATTGATAGGTCATAGGTTCTTCCTCTGTGGTTTGATTGAATTCAGCATTGTTGCACCCTTCTGTGTCTGACAGAGTCAGAAACCCAGTAAGGATCCTGTGAGAGTTCATTGCTTGAAGTTGTGAAAATGAAGTGAGTGTTGTATTATTTTGAGATGAGAGGATATTGAGATACCAGGCTATGAGACATCTGTCATGAGAGCTGCATAAAGGCAGTGGAAGTAGCAAACGGGAGACATGGAAATTTCCAGGGATGGAGTTATGTAAGGCCTCTGAGAATGAAACCCCACCTGTGTGAGACAGAGCTAGAGGATTAGTTAATTGTTTGCCCTGTTGAGTTTTAGTCTTGTCTTGGttcacttcctttctcttcttaaaaatttattcttctctcattcaATATATtccaactacagtttcccctctatCTCTTCCCAGTTTCTCCATTTCTTCAGAATATCTCTTCAGAATAGAGCACATATCCCAGGGACATCAACAAAACCctgcataacaagttacaatgaGACCAGGCACGAGTccttatatcaaggctggacgAAGCAGTGGGGGAAAAGGGTTCCAAGATCAGGCAAAAGAGTAAGAGACACTCCCCATCCCCACTGTTAGCagtcccacaaaacaccaagctatACAACCATAACATACATGCCGAGAACCTGGTGCAGATCCCTGCAGGCTCAGTGATTGCTGGTTCACTCTCTGGAAGTCACTATGAGCCCTGCTGAGTTGATTCTATGGGCTGTGTTCTCCTGTGTCTATGTCCTTCTGTAAGTTAGGAAAAATTTTGACTATTaatttttagaaagtattttctGGGCCTCTGACCTGagattcttctccttttcctattttCATAGTGTCCAAGATTTGCTGGATTTATGTTCCAggaaatttttagatttaacattttctttacctgatatattcatttcttctatcatatcttcaaacCCTGAAATCCTCTGTTCCATGacttgtattcttttggttaaGTTTGCCTCTGTAGCTTCTACTTCATTCCTTcagtatgtgtttttttaaattgcttcttttttttttttttttttttttgttttggtttttcgagacagggtttctctgtggctttgcagcctgtcctggaactagctctgtagaccagggtggtctcgaactcacagagatccgcttgcctctgcctcccgagtgctgggattaaaggcgtgcaccaccaccgcccagctaagggatggctcagaggttaagaacactggctgtttttccaaaggtcctgagttcaattcccagcaaccacataatggctcatagccatccgtaatggggtctggtgccctcttctggcacagaggtgtacatgcaggaggaacattgtatacataataaaggttttaatgtggtggctcacaaccatctgtaatgtggtctggtgccctcttctggcctgcaggcatacagacagaatattgtatacataataaataaatatttttttaaaagaagttggtCTTAAGGTctgtttcttgtgcttcagctgtgttagCATTTTCAGGGCTTGCAGTGCTAGGACGGCTGTAACCTGGTGTGACATGGCTTTGTCCGTTGATGACTGTGTTCTTCCGCTGGTGTCCAAGTGATTGAGGTAATTGTGGGTCTAGGTACCAATTTCTCAGTTTGTCTTCTACTGCCTATGGTCTAGAAACATAGCATggcagaattaaaaaataaaaggccagTTTCTTAAATGGAATATCGAATCTTGGAGGGTAATTACTGATGACTCATTCAGGTCTACAGTGAAGAACAGTGACTGGGGCAGAAGTAAATGAGCAGGAAAGGGTACTTTCAGTTCGGGCAGGAATTTTCAAGGAGTTTAGTACCATTATAGACAAGACCCCTGTGCGGGAATTGAAGCCTAGCAAGATGCCCTAAGGGTAAGACTCCATCTAGTGAAGCCTTCAGTTTatgaaaggaataaagaaaaagcgATTCCTAGTCCCTGGAAGCAACTCCATAAAAACCTGCTGCGCCTGCCCTCCAAGCGTGTAGAGTCTATCTCAGTTAAGAAGTTAAGAAGTCAGATTGCAGGATCATCCATCATGTGCTGGtcctggaaacaagaaagaatcaAAATGTAAGGTTATGGATTCTAACGCTGTGGCTGCAGTTCAGCATTGTTGCAGGCATTTTTGTTTGGCAGTCAGAAACTCAgtgaggaaaaaggaagggagtgggaactgggattgctatgtaaaatgagaaaagatagtctttaaataaataaaaattaattaatctaAAAAGTTTTGAATGAGAAACAAAAATGTTCCAAGAACAgaagacaaaccaaaaaaaaaaaaaaaaaaaaacccaaaacaaaagaaagacaccaggagaaattaatattacctaacaatgGATAcatctgcctggaaagtcacccaaaattcctctgCAGAAGTGGGGCCTCCATCTTCATCCTCGACCTAGTGTATCTGACTggcttttcagtgaagcagaaaatttaaagaacTTCCCTGCTTGAATTGTCAAAGTTGATATTAgctgctttcttctgtatcctgcagaatgtcagcAGACTCCTTCTGAAGCAGGAATTTCAAAAGACTGCCCTGCCTTGTTTCAGCAAAGTTCAGCAGCAGTCACTTCCTTATAATctaccaaataaacaaaagcctcCCAGACCCCTATTGGAAATGTGGGTGTTATGTTTTCCAAACTGCTTCACTCTAGGTGAAAGCATCTTTAGGTTCtcagagagaaaatttaaaaaatcatcaagTGCCGGGAAGTTCAGTTGTAATCTTAGTTGATAGATATGTCCTGTCAAGATTCAGGAGGTCTTCTCTGATCAAAACTGATCCATCTCAATACTGAACTTCATGGCCTCTAATTTCCTGTGGGAAAAGAAGCAGAAACTCTTATCCAAATCACTTTTTGATTTCcacttacaaaaatattttttgatttcCACTTTAGAGTTAAGATGGTTCTAACAGTCCTGTTCACAATCTTATGTATGTCAGCAGCTGTGTGCTCATTGCCATTCAAAATATTGAAAATCCACATAATACTACATAGGATCcaaactccctgtgtatttcccaactttacatgacttttttctatttatttatttattatgtatgaaatattctgcctccatgtatgcctgcaggccagaagagggcaccagatcccattacagatggttgtgagccaccatgtggttgctgggaattgaactcaggacctttggaagagcaggcaaatctcttagcctctgagccatctctccagccccgacttttttcttttatattacttttactgtctctttaaagaccttactttgttatttttaatctgtttgtttcatgactgtctatacccattttctttttctttcttaggtCTACATGAATTATAAAACATACAGGAATCTGTTTACAGGATTTTTTTCTATCTGAACCTCTTACTGCGTGTCACTTAGCCTTTTTTGACCATGTGAGCAAATTTTTAAACTGCTGAACTACACTGTGTCTTCCTCTTGTGGCTTTGGTTGTTGGCTTTATCCACTTTTCAGATCATAAAAGCAAAGACCAAAACATGTTGTCTGCTCAGAGGTATATGACCAAAAACTGCTTTCAGCCTTCCTAGATTCAGAATGCTAATAGTTGTGCTGCCAGAGGTAAAGGGCTTGCTAGAAGTCAGAAACTGTTAAAGGAGCCATAAAAATTCAAACCACATGTTGATATGCCAAAATGCTGGCTATTGCTCTTGATCTTAGCTCTTTTGCTCTTCATTCTTTTGGGTGGcctctaagtttttttttttttttttttttttttggtttttcgagacagggtttctctgtggctttggagcctggcctggaactagctctgtagaccaggctggtctcgaactcacagagatccgcctgcctctgcctcccgagtgctgggattaaaggcgtgcaccaccatcgcccggcttggccTCTAAGTTTTTaatagacatttcttttttaaggcaGTATCCCATTCCCAGGATACAGAAATGACAGAGGTGAAGCTCCTATTCAGTTTCCTTCCAAAGTGACTTGGTGATTACCTTGTACTGTATATATCATGGAATAAGTGTGGAGAGAACCAGAATTGTATGACCATACTGTTAAAGGAGTAAACATTTACAATGTTGTCAGTATCATGCTTTCTGTTGCACACATGTATGGGATACTATAGcatgcagtgacctatgatgatgtgcatgtTGACTTCACTTGGGAAGAATGGACTTTACTGGATCCTTTCCAGAAGAATCTTTACAAaaatgtgatgctggagacctacaggaacctcacAGCCATAGGTAAGACTGGGTTTTCcttcaccttttaaaataaggGGAGAACTGTTCCTTAGTTTTTGATGCTCTTCTGCAGTTTGATCGAGAAGGAAGAATGAGGTGAAGAAATGAGGCATGTTTGTACTGAagataataatttaaattttgtacCGTTTTCAATAATATATGATACATTTTCTGTTACTATATTTTAGGGTACAGCTGGGAAGACCACAATATTGAGGAACACTGTCAAAGTTCTCAAAGACATGGAAGGTAAGTATCCTGTGCAAGCTCACACAAACGTGCCTCTGAAGAAATTGTAATGTGTCCTGGAAGTTGTAAACAGAAGCAACAGTGCAAATCCACACAGTTTCAAGTGCATTGATGATTAAGCTAATGTTACTCATATGTTAGTTGTGACTGTGCTAATTTTAGTGAGAGGGGCAGAGTCAAGGAGCATTTGATGTGGAGAAACCTTAATTTCTATACCACATCTCTATGAGAAGCTGAAAATCAAACTATGTTAATTCAATATGGAAaccttttgttatttttcctttactAGGTAGATCATTTATCACTCTAACTACAAGCCATAAGAACACAGGGATATAGGTACGCATAACATATTTCCttctcagaaaaattagaagataCATAGCAGTGCCCACATTAAGGATACTTGTTGAATTTGTTTCAAGTGTACAAGTCATTGTTTTTCCAACTTCATTGTTAATATATTAAGAAATTCATCCTGAAGAAAAGCCCTGTGAATACTAGGACTGTGTAAATATTTCTATTTGTCCTAGTTCAATCAAAAATATATTATGactcatttataaaaatttataagtGCAATAAGAGAGATAAAGGTCTGAATTTTTCCAGCTTTCTTCAAATATGTGAAAACTCTCATATAAAAAAAGATTCTGCAAATGTTAAGAATGTAACAAAGGATCTTACCATCACAGGACTCTGCAAAAATGCAAAATAACCTGTAATAAAGGGGAACACATGAGTGTAAACACAGTGATAAAACCTGgagatgagccgggcggtggtgacgcacgcctttaatcccagcacttgggaggcagaggcaggcggatctttgtgagttccagaccagcctggtctacaagagctagttccaggacaggctccaaaaccgcagagaaaccctgtctcaaaaaacaaaaacaaaaaacaaaacaaaacaaaaaaaaaacatggagatGTGAGTCCTCTTCACAATGGACCaaattgtaaaatttatttatagagATATAAGTATTCAACCGTGTGTTGAATGTGGCGAAGGTCTTAAATGTGCCATTTATCCTTGCAGGCATGAAAGAAGTCATACTGGGAAGAAACCTTCTGTATATCTTCAATCTGTTAAAACCTTTGCATATGACAGTCATCCTCAAATGCATGAGAGAACACATGTTTGTGAGAAACTGTATAAATGTGatgaatgtgggaaagcctttgaGCGACACTCTGGTCTTCTAAGGCACAGAAGagcacatactggagagaaaccctatgaatgtaatcaatgtggtaaatcCTATGTTTATCACTCTTCTCTTCAaattcataaaagaacacatactggaaagAAACCTTATCAATGcgatcaatgtggtaaagcctttgcacaacGTGTTCATCTCaatacacataaaagaacacatactggagagaaaccttatcaatgcgatcaatgtggtaaagcctttgcacaatGTGTTAATCTCAgtatacataaaagaaaacatactggagagaaaccatataaatgtaatcaatgtgataaagtCTTTGCTAATCACTGTTAtcttcaaatacatgaaagaacacatatgggagagaaaccctatgcatgTAATCAGTGTGATAAATCTTTTGCTCATCAGAGTaatcttcaaagacataaaagaacacatactggagagaaaccctatgaatgcaatcaTTGTGGTAAAGCGTTTGCATGTCATGGTAATcttcatgcacataaaagaacacatactggagagaaaccctatgaatgcaatcactgtggtaaagcatttgcacATCATGGTAATTTTCTTGCACATAAAacaacacatactggagagaaaccttatgaatgcaaccaatgtggtaaagccttttctcACCCCAGTTatcttcaaacacataaaagaacacatactggagagaaaccctatgaatgcaaccaatgtggtaaagccttttctcACCCCAGTTaccttcaaacacataaaagaacacatactggagagaaaccctatgaatgcaattACTGTGGTAAAGCGTTTGCACGTCATGGTAATCTTCGtgcacataaaagaacacatactggagagaaaccctatgaatgcaatcaatgtggtaaagcctttgcacaacaAATTactcttcaaatacataaaagaacacattctaGAGAGAAACCATACAAATGTAATCAATGTAGTAAAGCCTTTTCATGTGATACATATCTTAAAAGGCATGAGAGAAGACATGCTGGAAAGTATAAATCAGCATGGTAAAGGTTTTGTTTATCACAATGCTCTTCAGATGCattaaagaacacatactggagagaaatgcTATGAATAATCAGTGGCAAAGCCTTTACACAACAtggtcatcttcaaatgcatacAAGAACACATACTCGAGTGAGACCCTGTGAatataatcagtgtggtaaaaaCCTGTGCATATTTCATTAATCTTTGAAATTGTGAGAAAAAGTaatactgcagagaaaccctaaaaATATACTGTTAAAATTTTAGAGTGTACAGCAATAAAACTTTTTATATGCAATCAATCTGTTAAATCCTTTGTATATTAAAAGATTCTTTGAATATGTGTAAACAATACTGGGGGCTTATAAAATATTGGTTAGATCTTTATTTAACACACTTGTATTCAGTAGAAGAGTATTCTGTAGTCAAAAATGGATATGTCAACAATCTgttaaagctttttttaaaattatgtatacaatttctgtctgcatgtatgcctgcaggccagatgagggcaccagatcttattacagatgtttgtgagccatcatgtggttgccaggaattgaactcaggacctttggagagcaggcaatgctcttaaccactgagacatctctccagccctctgttcaAGCTTTATGATGTCTGTTTCTATAGTTTGCCCCTGCAAACTCATGGGAAAATGAATTTACTAATTTATAAAGCCCtatgtggctgggcggtggtggcgcacgcctttaatcccagcacttgggaggcagagacaggcggatctctgtgagttcgaggccagcctggtctacagagctagttccaggacaggctccaaaaccacagagaaaccctgtctcgaaaaacaaaacaaaaacaacaacaacaaaaaagccctATGTGCTGGGTAAAAGGGTCAGGCAAAGAAGCACATCCTgatcctgaaaccagagccagtgaaagataTGCTCTTTGTTTCTgtaaccagagccagtgaaagataTGCCCTTTGTTTCTgtaaccagagccaaagaaaaacactCAACTTCTGACCAACTGAGCACAAAACCAACCAGTCTCTGAGCAGGAAAACTAACCAGTCCCTGAGCACAAAATCCAACCAATCTTTGAGCTTGAAAAATGTTAGGGATTGAAATCAGACCAAGtcccaccctgaaaatcttcTACCTGAACAAACTATGCACCTAATAAGACCCATATAAGCCCTGTGCTGGTTCTGGTGACAACTACCCTTTTTCACTCTGCAAGTGAGCCCCTCTCCTGGATTGAATGCATTTTGGTTGAAGACCTTTCACTAAAGCAAAGCAGAATCTCTGCTGGGAAACTCCCTTAGGAGAGCAAAGTAGAACACCAATGGATGTCTTTTCTGGGAAAGTCTCTTAGGAGAGTAGAGGGGAGTTCAGCTGTAATGACTCTCTTGGAGCAGAATGGCAACCTCCTTCAGAGGACCATTCCCCACCAGAACACAGGTTCAGGCTTAGCCTGACTTCCCTATCGTTAGTATTCCTATCTCACAGCTTTAAGTGTGTGCATACCTTCCCTTCCCAGCTGTATGTATACCCTACCTTTCCTCTACAGCTTCAGGTATAGTTTGACTTCCCAATGATACTTTTCTCCCACAACTGTGGATAACTTCCTTTCACTGCTGTATGTCTAGCTTGATTTCCAACaacctttcccttcagagctgtaaTACTTGTACTGTGAATTTAAATGAAATGTTACCCTTTTAGAATTTATACTTCAATTACATGAAATAACTGATTCAGTTATAAaattttatggatttttattagttccttttctgtgGTTGTGATTTAATAATCTATTTCTAGGGTCTTTACAACCCTATTTTGTTCATTTAGCATGTCGTTTAGAGTTAAAATTGATCTTTATATAACTGCCTACTCTGTAGGGTTgggtggtatacctgtaatatgctttataggTTAATAAACAAAAGTGTTTCGTCGTCTTAAAGACACGCTGGAGCACTGTCGCTCTTAATGTGtacaggtattcccatgatggccataacctCTGGTAATTGGTGTGTTTACAGAATCAGCTTTTTCAGAACTCAAGGCAGTTGCATACTGAAAttctgaataggtatcaatgatGTGGTGTATCTGTTTTTCCAAATTCCACCATATGAAAGACATCCATTTGCGAGAGTACCATCCATCCTTTGAGTACTATCTGAGATACTTCCTGCCAGTAGTGGAATTTGGTTGTACAAAGAACAAGGAGGACATTTCCTAATAATTACCTTGGCTTGTAGCAAAGTGATCAGAAAatctttctttcaaatgttttgggttttttgttttgtgttttgagacagggttctctttagctttggaggctgttctagaactacctcgtgtagaccagtctggcctcgaactcacatgcCATGATCTTGATGCAGTTATTGTTACATCACACCTGTGTCTGGAGACCTTCAATgacaatggtttttttttgttgttgtttttggttttggtttttcgagaccaatgacaatgttttttatttgtatttttaactttggtctttgttcatttatagaagtttgccaaaatatttgctttacgGTTGACTAAGGTTTTCTGTCCCGCCCTGTCCCACaattgttcagtcccaaaggaatCACACAGCAGTCTACATTAATTACACTGATTGgcttagtagctcaggcttcttattaactcttagaaCTTACATTAGTTcatagttcttgtctgtgttagccttgTGGCTTGCCACCTTTTTggcaaagcagtcacatcttgctatcTTGCATCCTTTGCGCCCGGGTCACTACTGCTGACCgactctctttcctcctcccagaattctctttttttttttttttttttttttggttttttcgagacagggtttctctgtggcttcggagcctgtcctggaactggctctgtagaccaggctggtctcgaactcgcagagatccgcctgcctctgcctcccgagtgctgggattaaaggtgtgcgccaccatcgcctggcttcccagaattctcttgttctcattgccctgcctctacttcctgcctgatcacCCCACTCATACttgctgcctggctactgaccaatcagcattttattaaaaataatacaagagacaggataaaagaccattgtcccacagcacttcccccccttttttttccaattaagaactctgaatctaatatcctttgtttaacttttctcctgaccattatctataaAAACTTGTAAGTAACATTCTAAATaatggaaaatatccatagttattttttgggaatgtgggcatagttttcaaAGCtctttcctgctgattgggggcactgataatcttatgtgAACCTAAAgcaaatttagaattatgatcaagtcataactggagtatcctgtgaagcttgatcatctcagccagcagtcttgaatctgttctggatgtagaactcagatatctgggccatctgttcaatttggagatttttcaggggtcttccttgatcaaacttgagttttcttaacctggaatgaatccacagcctttcatttcctgtggaaacaaaagcaaaacctcttctccaaagtaacataccttttgacttcaactatgaagtcaaggtattttcaaaatacctatcttggattaattcagcaacatttattaacaaatatctttcagcagctgttgttcctcaacattcaaacaattcaaagagaccataataacatacagtatccagattctctgggtgttttctttccaactttatatgactttattttaaactctgcttttacttttatttttaatttttggctttttgagacagggtttctctgtatttctttgtcctgaaactcactctgtagaccaggctgtctttgaactcacagagatccacctgcttctgccccaagtgctgggattttcctgtattttttgttctctcttctataaa contains:
- the LOC130863324 gene encoding zinc finger protein 431-like encodes the protein MGETGSHGMHAVTYDDVHVDFTWEEWTLLDPFQKNLYKNVMLETYRNLTAIGYSWEDHNIEEHCQSSQRHGRHERSHTGKKPSVYLQSVKTFAYDSHPQMHERTHVCEKLYKCDECGKAFERHSGLLRHRRAHTGEKPYECNQCGKSYVYHSSLQIHKRTHTGKKPYQCDQCGKAFAQRVHLNTHKRTHTGEKPYQCDQCGKAFAQCVNLSIHKRKHTGEKPYKCNQCDKVFANHCYLQIHERTHMGEKPYACNQCDKSFAHQSNLQRHKRTHTGEKPYECNHCGKAFACHGNLHAHKRTHTGEKPYECNHCGKAFAHHGNFLAHKTTHTGEKPYECNQCGKAFSHPSYLQTHKRTHTGEKPYECNQCGKAFSHPSYLQTHKRTHTGEKPYECNYCGKAFARHGNLRAHKRTHTGEKPYECNQCGKAFAQQITLQIHKRTHSREKPYKCNQCSKAFSCDTYLKRHERRHAGKYKSAW